In the genome of archaeon CG10_big_fil_rev_8_21_14_0_10_43_11, the window TTATACACAACGTCTTTTGATTGACCTGGAAGCAATAACGTGTAAAGCGTGAGCGCACCGTTCGCGTAGGTTACCTCACCTTCAGTCGCGTAGTTGAGTAAACGTTGCAAGGGGGTGAGACTTACAACACGCGTTGAGCTTCCAATTGCCGTCCCCTCATTAGTGAAACGCACGCGAATGGTTTTTCCAAAAATCGAGCTTGAACTCAAATCAGATACGTTAAATTCAGAAAAACCACCAACCTGAAACACGCTGAAGTTTGCTGGAAGCGAATAGTTCTGGTTATATGCACGAATAGTAAACGTGTAGTTTCCCGGTTCCTGATAATAAAAGAGGTCAACAGGAATCTCAATCTGGCTAAACGCAAGCGGCTCAAGAAGGGTAGTAATATTATTATTGAGAACGATTTCAGTATCTTTTTTTACGCTGTAATTGATAAAAGATTCGACAAGACTATCTGACGGGTTGTATATAGTTGCGATAATAGCTTGTTCATCTCGCGGGTCAAGGCTTTCAGCAATTTCAATCTTTGTAATGACTGGTCGCTTTGGAATGTCTGACGGAAGCTTATCAAAGCGGCCGCGAAGAACAAGTTCTTGATTGTTGTCCACAAGACTTGAAAAATAGATTTTAAACGGAACTTCAATTGCAAGCGGCGTGTTGTCAGTTGAACTAATGAGTATGGTCACGTTCTTTGTTTCTCCCGCAGCAAGCAGGACACGCGAAATGGGCACGTAGGACACGCGAAATGAAGAAATACTTACTAAATCAAAATAAGACACGGTATCAGTAATATTCTTGTCGTTTGTTATTTCAACGGTGTAATTGAGCTTTTGTCCTTCATACACGCTTCGATTAATATCATACGCACTAAGCGTGAACGCGCTTGCGCTTTGAAGAACAAGAAGTGACGCAAGTATGATAAGCGCGCCTATAATATATTTCACAAGAGTTTACTATCATAGCGCAATATTAAAGATTTTCTTGCAAGCAGAGACTATTTCACGCCAAATGAGTGCATAAGCGCATCAACTTTATGATACAACTCCAAAAGGGTGGTAGTATTGTTAAGCGTGAAATCAGCGCGAGCAAATGTTTTGTCAATGCCAAAAATGTGTTGTTCACGCGCTTCATGCTGGCTAAATTCTTCAAGAGTTTTTGGAAAACCAGGTCTTCTGCGCTTTTTTAAGCGTGAAAAACGGACTTCTGGTTTTGCATCCACTAAGATAAGCGAAAATTGTTTGCCAAACACTTTTTTTGGCACTTCAACATCCCATTCACCCCTAACCCCATCAATAATAATACGCTCTTCTCCTGATTGTTTTATTTTTTCAACCATTAAATCAATAAAGCACGTTTTTCCGTACTTTTTGCGGTATTCTGCATAAATATCCTGCAAATTCTTTCGCGTCGCTTCAACATCCCGTTTGCGTGCAATATCACGCGCAAGGTCTCCCATGCGAAACATAACAAAACCATACGTTTCTTTGAGATATCGTGAAACAACGTCTTTTCCTGCACCAATCGTGCCGGTTATGCCAAGAATAATCATTGAAACGCTTCCCCCCTCTTTTGTATGCAGGCACGCATATTAAAGAGTTGCTTAAAAACAAAGACGGGTGTTTTATGTTTCTAACTCTTTTTCAAGAGCAGATGCGTACTGTTTTGCAAGAGCGTAACTTTCAGGAACTGGAGCGTACACTTCAAGTGCGATACTGTTATTGGGCAACGCAACATGGGATATGTCACTAGGCATTTTGTCCCAATCATACTTCCAATCAATGCCTTGTTCTCGTATGATATCCATTGTCTCAGAAACGTATGCGCGTTTACATGCGTCCAAAAAACCTGCTTTTACTAGTCTTAGTGTCGAACCTGAAACATTGGACACAAGATAACCCACGCGATATTGGTCCCATTTGTCTTTGAAGAACGTGACTTTTTCAAGAGGCGCATTCATGTAATGAGAATTAACTTCCTCATCAAAACTATCTCCCATACCAAATAAAAATATATTTTAAAGCTCTTTAAACTTTCGCTTGCGTACCCTAAACGCCCGGGGAGAGATTCCACCGCACCTTTTTTAGGAAAAAAAAGCTGCACCAAAAAAAAAGAAAAAGAGCCCCGGGAGAGATTTGAACTCTCGACCTCTGCCTTACCAAGGCAGCGCTCCGCCGAACTGAGCTACCGAGGCGATGCTCAACTAGAAAGGACTAAAAGTGCGTTTATTACTGTTTTGGTAGTGTCTTAATACTGACCTGAAACAATTGAACTAAGACCACGCTCGTTGAGTGATTGTAACTCTCCTGACTCCCGATAGTTTCCCTGGTTATAGGCAATAAGCGCGTTGGTGAGGTCTTTAACGCGGTTGCGAATCGTTACTTCAGATAGGTGCGCGAGTTTTCCAATGGAGCTTTGTGTTCGTTTAGTACGGTCTAAGATGCTTACCACATATGAAACGCCTGCTGCAATACCAAGCGGGTCTTTGCTTGTTTGCGCTCCTGCGCGTTTGAGTAATTCAACTAAATCTTTTGCAAGAAGAAACGAGCGGCCAAGACCAAGTTCAGCAAGCATGCGCGGTAAGTATTCGTTTGGGCTTTGTGCGGGCAGGCGAATATTAAGCGAATTGAGAATAAAGCGATATTCTTTTCCAAGTTTTTTTCGACTCACCTCTTGACATGATGCATCATACTCCCACTGACTAGATACGCTCTGGTTTTCAGTTATTGATGCAATTTCATCAAGGGAGCGTGGAATGCGTTTTGCACGCAATACTAAGTACAAGCTCGCAAGCGCCATGCCCTGAGTGGAATGACCTTTTAAAAGACCCTTATCAGCAATGTGATACGAGAATTGAATTGCGTCTCGTGCAACATGCGCGGGAAGTTCAAGCGTGCTTACTGCATGACGGATATATCTTTCAAGAGTAGCATTTCTTCGCGTGCTTTGAGTGCCACGATTGTTGATGTTTCGTAATTTAGCCCATTTGATAAAGTCAAGCGCATACCCTTGAGCATCTTTTGTATCATAACCCATAGCTGTTGAAAGTCTTCTTGGCGTGAATGCAGGGTCGCCTGTTCGTGCACGTGCTTGTTTTTCTTGTTTTGAGTACGCGCGCCATTCAGTGACATCTGTTTGGATAGCGTGTTCTTGAATAACAAGACCACAATCAGAACACGTTTTTTCGCCACGGTCAGGGTCGCTTATGATATTATCAGAACCGCAATCGCTGCAAACGAGGGCTTCTTCTTTTTCAACAAGGTCAGCAAGCGTATGCTTATTTAACATCGCGGCTTATGATTGCAAGTCCGCTTAAAAACCTTGTGGTACGCTTATTTTTTGAGTTTTGACATTTCCAGCTTTTTCCCGCACGCATCACAGGCGAACGTAAACTTCTTTGATGTTTTTGTGCGAATAAAGTGTTCTTGTTTTGCCCCTTCATGCGAACAATAAGGACACACGTATTCTATGTTTGCTATTGCTTCAAAATCGTTTTCGTCAAGCGTTGTGCCGCACGTTTCACACTTAAAATATGGTGCTTTTTTTCGTCCGCGAATGCTTGGTTTATTCATTGGCATATCACACGTTTCACAAACAGGTCGAAACACCCATACGCGCGCAAAGCCCGAATCATCAGTCTCTCCTTTTCTTGAAAGAGGTCGTTGTGTGTGATACACCACTTCTTTAATATCCGCGGGGTGTTTGAGTACTGCCATATCCTATCCTAAAAAGCAGAGGTATTTTAAACGTTACCCCTGTCTTAGTAATTTTTAAAAGCAGATTGCGAATAAAAGTATGCACGCGGGGGTGGCTGAGCGGTCAAAAGCGCAGGACTTAAGATCCTGTGGGTTAGTCCCTTCGAGGGTTCAAATCCCTTCCCCCGCACATATTTTTTTTACTTGACATAAAAAACCTTGGAAAAAAAGAAAGAAGAATACTGTTTTTTGGTACCTGCTTCTTTTTCTAAAAAAAGGCGCGGTGCAACTAACAGTCCTCACGTGCTTTTAGGCTAAACACCAAAATATGGGTGTATCTTAGTCAAGAGCACAATAGATGACACACTTCCAAAAAGTATAATACCTCATGCTCTCTTAAAAAAATGTATGCGGACAACAAGACTTGAATGCGAAGATAAAACACGCACAGAAAAACGTGCACGCCTTACTGATTTATTTGAGGATGTTGGAAACGATTACTTGCAATATAATGTGGCAGACCCTATGGTGTATCAAAGCCATGATGTACACGCGTTCTACCATCTCACCACAGACTTAACCAAAGTCGTGCACGTGCAAGGCTATCTGGACATGAGTAGTGACAAAAAAGCACGAGTATTAGCGCGTCTATTGGATTATGAACACATGCTTAACTTGCGCGAACAAGGTTGCGGCATAGGCAACGAGCACAACGCAGTAATTAAAGACTTTAACGCGTTTAAACAAGGAATCGAAATTGATTATGACCCAAAAACGCTTGAAACAGTGCTCGCTCAATATGTTCTAGAATTAGTCCTTGAGTGAAATCATAACGCGTGAAACTTCCTTTGCCACATCACTTGCCAGATAGGTGTACCATTGCTTCTCGTCTAATAATGCATCCCCACTTCTTCCACTAATAAACGCAGCATTCACTGCTGCTTGCGGCGCATCTTTGAGTTGCGCAAAAAAACCAGCGCACAAACCAGCAAGCACGTCACCAGTTCCTGATTTAGTCATTCCCGGGTTTCCCGTTGTGTTGTACCACACGTTTTTCTTGCTGATAATAACATCAGTTGAACCTTTAACGAGAAGCACATTATTCTTGTCAAAAAAGAACGGAAGAGATTGACGCAAGTGCTCGGGCTTTGTTGCAGGGTCAAGACCTGAGTTTTGCAAGAATAGTTCAAGCTCGCGCTTGTGAGGCGTGACAATCGCGTTTGAAAGCTCTTGGGCGCTTAATGCTTTAATCGCATCAGCATCAACCACTTTAGGCATGTTAAATGATGCAAGATGCTTAAAGAGTTTTAGTGTTGAATCATGAAGTCCTGCGCCATTGCCAAACAAAAGCACATCCGCATCTTTTGCAAGACGCGCAATCACGGTCTTGTGTGATTCTTTAAGATACGCACCAGAAAGTTTGTGCGTCATAAGGTCAGAGCTGATTAGGTTAATTGCCCACGCAACTTTTTGCGGTGCTGCAATCATAACACTGTCCGCGCCGGAATGCAGTGCTGCAATGCCTGCAAGCGCGCTCGCGCCAACGTACTCAGGCGACCCGCCGACAATAAGCACACGCCCATTATCACCTTTATGGCTTCGCTTTGCGCGCGCAGGAATAACCAAATCCTGAGGCGTTATGTATACGCTTCCCACACCAAACTAAGGAGCCCAATATATAAGAAGTCTTTGCAACCACACACATTAGAAAAACCTTTTAAATGCTAATACGGTTGTGTGTCAAAGATGCCCTTGTCGTCTAGTTCGGCCAAGGATTCCGGACTTTCAATCCGGAGACCCGGGTTCAAATCCCGGCGAGGGCACTTTTTCACTTTCTTTTTCTTTTGGTACAGCTTTTCTTTTAGCAAAAGAAAAGGTGTTGTGAAATTCAGGCAAGGGCACTTTCTTTTTCTTGATTCTGCGCGCTCCACACTATTAATGCTTAAATACACGCACGCTCCCAGATTTTTAACATAATGAACGCGCGCACCCTCTTTGACAGCTTGATTGATAATTGTGGTTCAAACTTTGTTGGTTTTTCAGAATTACTAGAGAGCCGCGAGCGATTTGAAGTGCTTAATGCCATTCCATCAATTGTAACCTACCTAGAATCACAGCAGTTTTATCCAACAGGGTTTGTGCTTCAACAAGAGCAGGGAGGAACGCAAAAAGAGGCAAGCAACATAACACAGTATGCGCTTCTCACAAAAAGACTGGAACGAATCGCTGATGACGTGCTAAATGGGGACACACTTTTTGAATTACATGTTGAGTTCTTCAAAAAAATAGCTCAAAAAAATGCGTATCAGCATATGCTCCTCGTGTACAAGGACAACACCTCACTTGAACCAGAAAACA includes:
- a CDS encoding NAD(P)H-hydrate dehydratase, with the translated sequence MGSVYITPQDLVIPARAKRSHKGDNGRVLIVGGSPEYVGASALAGIAALHSGADSVMIAAPQKVAWAINLISSDLMTHKLSGAYLKESHKTVIARLAKDADVLLFGNGAGLHDSTLKLFKHLASFNMPKVVDADAIKALSAQELSNAIVTPHKRELELFLQNSGLDPATKPEHLRQSLPFFFDKNNVLLVKGSTDVIISKKNVWYNTTGNPGMTKSGTGDVLAGLCAGFFAQLKDAPQAAVNAAFISGRSGDALLDEKQWYTYLASDVAKEVSRVMISLKD